The following are encoded in a window of Scleropages formosus chromosome 7, fSclFor1.1, whole genome shotgun sequence genomic DNA:
- the LOC108942035 gene encoding aryl hydrocarbon receptor nuclear translocator 2-like isoform X4: MMMERGPANFQGRILDLKTGTVKKEGHQSSMRMCMGSRRSFICRMRCGSALLEHVPMSRLSSMRKRYRNGLGSSKEGGPEYVVVHCTGYMKAWPPAGMTIPDEDPEAGQSSKYCLVAIGRLQVTSSPVSMETNGLLVPTEFLSRHNSDGVVTFVDPRCINVVGYQPQDMLGKGILEFCHPEDQSHLRESFQQHGLADSDRIRSRRTLKGTERKSDGQILLLPPFKGFASRAVATQPADGKKFLTAEKKSRLISSSTCAVVKLKGQVVSVMYRFRLKTRDWMLIRTSSFTFQNPYSDEIEYIICTNTNVKQVQQQQDAELEAQPSGSTPATYDLAQVPVPGVTSGVHEAGKALDKADGLFSQGRDTRFAEVFAGMSGPDRKMGPSSSLAEQQLFSQGSPFEPGHAGKSFGSSVIHVPGVSELPSAASAGQNLAQISQDITAAQVNWTDSQAPFSTQSGKAQSSPFDIGSSHSYTADPSPYSPLSSPATSSPSGNSYSGLSSRAPPFAESSQDGTQFPGRTSEVWSQWQGQHHDQQGGGQHTHPQPSQAEDFQDMLPLAGDPTQGTANYNIEDFADLGMFPPFSDCASLIS, translated from the exons GCCGCATCTTGGACCTGAAGACGGGCACGGTGAAGAAGGAGGGCCACCAGTCTTCCATGAGGATGTGCATGGGCTCCCGGCGCTCCTTCATCTGCAGGATGAG GTGTGGGAGCGCTCTCCTGGAGCACGTGCCGATGAGCCGTTTGTCAAGCATGAGGAAGAGATACAG GAACGGTCTGGGATCATCCAAGGAGGGGGGGCCCGAGTACGTGGTGGTGCACTGCACGGGCTACATGAAAGCCTGGCCGCCCGCAG GTATGACGATTCCCGACGAGGACCCAGAGGCCGGACAGAGCAGCAAGTACTGCCTGGTTGCCATCGGAAgactgcag gtcaccagctcacctgtttccatggagacgaACGGCCTGTTGGTTCCCACAGAGTTCCTCTCGCGTCACAACTCTGACGGTGTGGTCACCTTTGTGGACCCTCGCTGCATCAACGTGGTTGGGTACCAGCCGCAG GACATGCTGGGCAAAGGGATCCTGGAGTTCTGCCATCCCGAGGACCAGAGCCACCTGAGAGAGAGTTTCCAGCAG CACGGCCTTGCGGATTCTGACCGTATCCGTTCTCGACGGACCCTGAAAGGAACAGAAAGGAAGAGCGATGGGCAGATTCTGCTCCTACCGCCTTTCAAGGGCTTTGCTTCAAGGGCTGTTGCGACACAACCAGCGGATGG GAAGAAGTTCCTCACTGCTGAGAAAAAGTCGAGATTGATTTCTTCCTCGACTTGCGCG GTGGTGAAGTTAAAAGGCCAGGTGGTGTCGGTGATGTACCGCTTCCGCCTCAAGACCCGGGACTGGATGCTCATCAGAACCAGCAGCTTCACCTTCCAGAACCCCTACTCGGACGAGATTGAGTACATCATCTGTACCAACACCAACGTCAA GCAGGTCCAGCAGCAACAAGACGCGGAGCTAGAGGCTCAGCCGAGCGGCAGCACCCCCGCGACCTACGACCTCGCCCAG GTCCCCGTGCCAGGCGTGACTTCGGGGGTCCACGAAGCGGGGAAGGCCTTGGACAAAGCAGACGGGCTGTTCTCCCAGGGGAGAGACACCCGCTTCGCAGAGGTGTTCGCCGGAATGTCAGGCC CTGACAGAAAGATGGGGCCGTCCTCCAGCCTCGCCGAGCAGCAGCTCTTCTCCCAGGGAAGCCCGTTTGAaccagggcatgctgggaaaagctTTGG TTCCTCAGTCATCCATGTTCCCGGGGTCTCGGAGTTACCGTCTGCAGCCTCAGCGGGCCAGAACCTGGCCCAGATCTCGCAGGACATCACCGCGGCTCAGGTGAACTGGACGGACAGCCAGGCGCCCTTTTCCACCCAG TCCGGTAAAGCCCAGTCATCTCCCTTCGACATTGGGTCAAGTCACAGCTACACAGCAGATCCATCTCCCTACAGCCCCCTGTCCAGTCCCGCCACGTCCTCCCCCAGCGGGAACAGCTACTCCGGCTTGAGCAGCCGCGCTCCTCCCTTCG CCGAGagcagccaggatgggacacagtTCCCAGGTCGCACCTCAGAAGTGTGGTCGCAGTGGCAGGGACAACATCATGACCAGCAGGGCGGCGGccagcacacacacccccaGCCCAGCCAGGCAGAGGACTTCCAG GACATGCTGCCACTGGCTGGGGATCCGACACAGGGCACAGCCAACTACAACATCGAAGACTTTGCAGACCTGGGCATGTTCCCGCCCTTTTCAGA CTGTGCCAGTCTGATCAGCTGA